From Aedes albopictus strain Foshan chromosome 1, AalbF5, whole genome shotgun sequence, one genomic window encodes:
- the LOC134289529 gene encoding uncharacterized protein LOC134289529 has translation MIEQSLVDEFGADGPAESLCIQWTGGVKKQIADTNRVQLQISAVGSSQRFKLNEVYTVKNLGLPEQSLDFSEMSARFKHLSGLPVTSFNAAVPGLLIGLSNTHLLATLKLREGRPQEPIAAKTRIGWSIYGCQRDKVDVMHHRQQHICVKPTNEDLHDYVQSFFSVESLGVALVPQVEGVDEQRARRILEETTERTSSGRFQTGLLWKHDGLEFPDSRPLAEKRLRCLERRLSKDPALYTNVRQQMSVYQEKGYAHKTTVEELRRLDPSRTWYLPLGIVLNPRKPGKVRVIWDAAAKVQGVSLNSMLLKGPDQLTSLLSVLFQYREREVAISGDIEEMFHQLLIREEDRCALLFLWRDSPEMPIEVMVMNVAVFGASCSPAQSLFVMNLNATEHETEHPRAAAAIKHRHYVDDYLDSVDTEEEAVELALEVAEVHSKAGFNIRNWLSNKKVVLDQIGGVNPGSVKCFAADKETGTERLLGMIWRPEEDVFSFSLSFREDLQQLVAGEVAPTKRDMLRVTMSIYDPLGLVAAFVIHGKVLVQDVWRTKIDWDEKVPWEIFLRWKQWLAVLRTMNTVKVPRCYFPGYSTDCYNSLDLHVFVDASEEAYAAVAYFCVIDNGCVRCSLVSSKTKVAPLHPLSIPRLELSAAVIGARLRKTIEEKHSLKIRRTVFWSDSSTVIAWIRSDARRYRQFVAFRVNEILSLSSVQEWRWVPTKLNVADEATKWGKGPSFDPDSRWYHGPNFLYDNELEWPKDCRSDTNTTVEELRPAYVCKHLVIEPVVMLDRFSRWERLLRSMAYVVRFIDNSMLKHRKQPLHLGALTRDELQKAERCLWRMAQCDGFPDEVAVFKHNLQSSQRRNLERNSPLIKLTPAIDDFNVLRMDGRIQEADFVDYDARNPIILPRGHRVTDLLLDWYHRRFQHANDETVVNEVRQRFYIPKLRVQVRLTRKQCRWCRVYKAVPAVPRMGPLPKARLMPFCRPFTMVGIDYFGPYSIRSPTGRSTLKRWVVLFTCLTVRAVHVEIAANLSTDSCKKAIRRFIGRRGAPREIYTDNGTNFVGASRELAAEIRAINEEIGSTFTDTQTQWQFIPPSAPHMGGCWERMVRSVKAALGAVPTVRVLDEESFATVLVEAESMVNSRPLTFIPLETADHESLTPNHFLLLSSTGVRQPIKNPVDEKAAIRSSWNLIQNTLDAFWRRWVDEYLPTITRRTKWFDNVKPIQEGALVVVVDGNVRNRWQRGRVVRTYPGRDGTVRRADVQTSCGSLRRPVIKLAVLDVDAECDTEATVLVTRGGEW, from the coding sequence ATGATTGAGCAATCGTTAGTTGATGAATTTGGCGCGGATGGGCCAGCGGAATCCTTGTGCATCCAATGGACAGGAGGCGTAAAGAAGCAGATCGCAGATACAAATCGAGTACAGCTCCAAATATCAGCAGTGGGTAGCAGCCAACGTTTCAAACTTAACGAAGTGTACACTGTGAAAAACTTGGGACTACCGGAGCAGTCGTTAGATTTCAGCGAGATGTCAGCGCGGTTCAAGCACTTGAGTGGCTTGCCTGTTACGAGTTTTAACGCCGCCGTGCCAGGCCTGCTGATAGGTTTATCAAACACACACTTGTTGGCTACGCTGAAACTGCGGGAAGGTCGACCGCAGGAGCCGATAGCGGCGAAAACCCGAATCGGCTGGTCTATCTACGGATGTCAACGTGATAAAGTTGACGTTATGCACCACCGACAGCAGCACATCTGTGTTAAGCCAACGAATGAAGATTTGCATGATTATGTGCAGAGTTTCTTTTCCGTAGAAAGCCTTGGCGTGGCGTTGGTACCCCAAGTCGAGGGAGTGGACGAGCAGCGAGCccgcagaattctggaagaaaccacGGAGCGAACGAGTAGCGGCAGATTCCAGACAGGACTCCTATGGAAGCACGATGGATTGGAATTTCCGGACAGTCGGCCGTTAGCAGAAAAGCGACTAAGATGTTTGGAGAGACGACTGTCGAAGGACCCTGCACTCTACACGAACGTCCGCCAACAAATGTCGGTCTACCAGGAGAAGGGCTACGCCCACAAGACAACCGTCGAAGAGCTGCGCCGTCTTGATCCAAGTCGAACATGGTACCTTCCCCTTGGTATAGTCCTCAATCCCAGGAAACCAGGTAAGGTAAGGGTAATCTGGGACGCCGCGGCAAAGGTCCAAGGTGTTTCATTAAACTCCATGCTGTTAAAGGGTCCGGACCAATTGACCTCGCTTCTTTCCGTGCTTTTTCAATATCGTGAACGAGAGGTGGCCATATCTGGAGACATTGAAGAAATGTTTCACCAGCTCCTCATTCGAGAGGAAGACCGGTGCGCGCTACTGTTTCTGTGGAGAGATTCCCCGGAAATGCCAATCGAAGTCATGGTGATGAATGTTGCAGTCTTTGGTGCGTCATGTTCTCCAGCTCAATCTCTTTTTGTGATGAATTTGAACGCTACGGAACACGAAACAGAACATCCACGGGCAGCGGCAGCAATCAAACACCGGCACTATGTGGACGACTATCTGGACAGCGTTGATACCGAGGAGGAGGCTGTCGAATTAGCTTTGGAGGTAGCGGAAGTCCACTCGAAGGCCGGATTCAACATCAGAAATTGGCTGTCGAACAAGAAAGTAGTGCTGGACCAGATAGGTGGAGTGAACCCCGGATCCGTTAAGTGTTTCGCTGCAGACAAGGAAACGGGCACGGAACGACTACTTGGGATGATTTGGAGACCAGAGGAAGACGTGTTTTCGTTTTCATTAAGCTTTCGCGAAGATTTGCAACAGCTAGTGGCAGGAGAAGTAGCTCCGACCAAAAGGGACATGCTAAGAGTTACGATGAGCATCTATGATCCTCTGGGTCTCGTGGCAGCCTTCGTTATCCATGGGAAGGTACTTGTCCAGGACGTCTGGAGGACCAAAATCGATTGGGACGAGAAGGTTCCCTGGGAAATTTTCTTACGCTGGAAACAGTGGCTTGCTGTACTCCGCACGATGAATACAGTTAAAGTTCCTCGCTGTTATTTCCCAGGATACAGCACCGATTGCTACAACTCCCTAGACTTGCACGTCTTCGTGGATGCTAGCGAGGAAGCCTACGCTGCAGTAGCGTATTTTTGCGTCATCGACAACGGTTGTGTTCGGTGCTCCTTGGTATCTTCGAAGACAAAAGTAGCTCCACTTCATCCTCTTTCCATCCCACGCCTTGAACTGTCCGCTGCAGTAATTGGCGCACGTTTACGGAAGACGATTGAAGAGAAACATTCTCTGAAAATACGTCGCACAGTTTTCTGGAGCGATTCGTCAACGGTTATCGCTTGGATTAGGTCCGATGCGCGTCGTTATCGACAGTTCGTAGCATTTCGGGTCAACGAAATACTCAGTCTATCGTCGGTTCAAGAGTGGCGCTGGGTGCCCACAAAACTGAACGTGGCCGATGAAGCCACAAAGTGGGGTAAAGGCCCTTCCTTTGATCCGGACAGCCGATGGTATCACGGGCCGAATTTCCTGTACGACAACGAACTGGAATGGCCGAAAGACTGTCGATCCGATACCAACACTACAGTGGAAGAACTTCGGCCAGCCTATGTCTGCAAACATCTTGTCATCGAACCAGTGGTGATGTTAGACCGTTTCTCTCGCTGGGAGCGACTACTGCGAAGTATGGCGTACGTTGTGCGATTCATCGACAACAGTATGTTGAAGCACAGAAAGCAACCTCTACATCTAGGTGCGCTGACTAGGGATGAACTCCAGAAGGCGGAAAGGTGCTTGTGGAGAATGGCACAGTGCGACGGGTTTCCGGATGAAGTAGCGGTGTTCAAACACAATCTCCAGTCATCTCAACGGCGGAATCTAGAACGAAACAGCCCACTAATCAAACTCACGCCAGCGATAGACGACTTCAACGTGCTACGAATGGATGGCCGCATTCAGGAAGCTGACTTCGTTGATTATGACGCCAGAAATCCAATCATCTTGCCAAGAGGACATCGTGTGACTGATCTGCTTCTGGACTGGTACCACCGAAGGTTCCAACACGCAAACGACGAAACGGTGGTGAACGAGGTCAGGCAGCGTTTCTACATACCAAAACTGAGAGTACAGGTCCGTCTGACGAGGAAGCAGTGTAGATGGTGTAGAGTTTATAAAGCAGTCCCAGCCGTGCCTAGAATGGGACCCCTTCCAAAAGCTAGACTGATGCCATTCTGTCGGCCATTTACCATGGTCGGAATCGACTATTTTGGACCTTATTCCATACGATCACCGACAGGAAGAAGCACGCTCAAGCGATGGGTGGTGTTATTCACCTGCCTGACTGTAAGAGCAGTTCATGTAGAGATTGCAGCCAACCTATCGACGGACTCCTGCAAGAAAGCGATTCGCCGGTTCATCGGGCGCAGAGGTGCCCCACGTGAGATCTACACGGACAATGGTACCAATTTTGTCGGTGCGAGCAGAGAGTTGGCGGCAGAAATACGGGCGATCAATGAGGAGATCGGCAGCACTTTCACTGACACCCAGACACAATGGCAGTTTATCCCACCGTCGGCACCGCACATGGGGGGATGCTGGGAGAGGATGGTACGGTCGGTCAAAGCCGCTTTAGGAGCCGTTCCAACCGTACGAGTCCTAGATGAAGAGTCGTTTGCCACTGTACTCGTCGAAGCGGAGTCTATGGTCAATTCTAGACCTCTGACCTTCATCCCGCTAGAAACAGCTGATCACGAGTCATTGACACCAAACCACTTCCTTCTCCTCAGCTCTACTGGTGTACGACAACCAATCAAGAACCCCGTGGACGAAAAAGCTGCAATCCGCAGTAGCTGGAACTTGATCCAAAACACCCTGGACGCATTTTGGCGGCGATGGGTTGATGAATATCTTCCGACCATAACGAGAAGAACGAAATGGTTCGATAACGTCAAGCCTATACAAGAGGGTGCGCTAGTAGTTGTGGTCGACGGGAATGTTAGGAACCGGTGGCAAAGGGGGCGAGTGGTACGAACATATCCGGGTAGAGATGGTACTGTACGAAGGGCAGATGTGCAAACATCCTGTGGCAGTCTGCGACGTCCAGTCATTAAACTGGCTGTGCTTGATGTGGATGCGGAGTGTGACACCGAAGCTACAGTTCTGGTGACACGAGGGGGGGAATGGTAG